A genomic segment from Glycine soja cultivar W05 chromosome 18, ASM419377v2, whole genome shotgun sequence encodes:
- the LOC114394651 gene encoding uncharacterized protein LOC114394651 isoform X2 produces the protein MAVDSFFQKEHQIREFVDGNGNVAVGLKLHNKPSNDGLNRQFPLEIPPILFEETSLPAGLHGSHTKDVYSISVLPEEDENANCASPLPFLSILGVPNQVKSPMCLDDPINCQNCIDFQMKNAGVYSQCIIDIPSVNGNSVSPESYEEAVEGFKTGNSPTSVLWRESSFKAGKLMQSLVNVSNPRDKPVSEKLHDLPSNRWRKYKRAASFDSRKVALLFSILSSFGTLVLIYLTLRVRQRADGFALI, from the exons ATGGCTGTCGATTCCTTCTTCCAG AAAGAACATCAAATTCGGGAGTTTGTGGACGGGAATGGAAACGTAGCTGTCGGTTTGAAGTTGCATAATAAACCAAGTAATGATGGCCTTAACCGACAGTTTCCTCTAG AGATTCCGCCGATTCTATTTGAAGAGACTTCACTTCCAGCAGGATTGCACGGTTCAcat ACTAAAGATGTTTATAGTATTTCAGTGTTGCCTGAGGAAGATGAAAATGCAAATTGCGCTTCACCACTACCTTTCTTGAGCATCTTAGGGGTTCCTAATCAAGTTAAAAGCCCAATGTGCTTAGATGATCCCATAAATTGTCAAAACTGCATTGATTTTCAAATGAAGAATGCGGGTGTGTATTCCCAGTGCATAATTGATATCCCTAGTGTCAATGGAAACTCAGTTTCACCTGAATCCTATGAAGAGGCAGTTGAAGGTTTTAAAACTGGGAACTCACCAACA AGTGTACTGTGGagagaatcaagtttcaaagcgGGGAAACTTATGCAGAGTCTGGTGAATGTGAGCAATCCAAGAG ATAAACCAGTCTCTGAGAAGCTACATGATTTACCGAGTAACAGATGGAGAAAATATAAGCGTGCTGCCTCATTTGATTCCAGAAAAGTTGCTCTTCTGTTTTCAATATT GTCAAGTTTCGGAACATTGGTATTGATATATCTGACATTGAGAGTGAGGCAGAGGGCTGATGGGTTTGCTCTTATTTGA
- the LOC114394651 gene encoding uncharacterized protein LOC114394651 isoform X1, which produces MHGLSSMLFRSRKKEHQIREFVDGNGNVAVGLKLHNKPSNDGLNRQFPLEIPPILFEETSLPAGLHGSHTKDVYSISVLPEEDENANCASPLPFLSILGVPNQVKSPMCLDDPINCQNCIDFQMKNAGVYSQCIIDIPSVNGNSVSPESYEEAVEGFKTGNSPTSVLWRESSFKAGKLMQSLVNVSNPRDKPVSEKLHDLPSNRWRKYKRAASFDSRKVALLFSILSSFGTLVLIYLTLRVRQRADGFALI; this is translated from the exons ATGCATGGATTGAGCTCTATGCTGTTCAGATCCCGTAAG AAAGAACATCAAATTCGGGAGTTTGTGGACGGGAATGGAAACGTAGCTGTCGGTTTGAAGTTGCATAATAAACCAAGTAATGATGGCCTTAACCGACAGTTTCCTCTAG AGATTCCGCCGATTCTATTTGAAGAGACTTCACTTCCAGCAGGATTGCACGGTTCAcat ACTAAAGATGTTTATAGTATTTCAGTGTTGCCTGAGGAAGATGAAAATGCAAATTGCGCTTCACCACTACCTTTCTTGAGCATCTTAGGGGTTCCTAATCAAGTTAAAAGCCCAATGTGCTTAGATGATCCCATAAATTGTCAAAACTGCATTGATTTTCAAATGAAGAATGCGGGTGTGTATTCCCAGTGCATAATTGATATCCCTAGTGTCAATGGAAACTCAGTTTCACCTGAATCCTATGAAGAGGCAGTTGAAGGTTTTAAAACTGGGAACTCACCAACA AGTGTACTGTGGagagaatcaagtttcaaagcgGGGAAACTTATGCAGAGTCTGGTGAATGTGAGCAATCCAAGAG ATAAACCAGTCTCTGAGAAGCTACATGATTTACCGAGTAACAGATGGAGAAAATATAAGCGTGCTGCCTCATTTGATTCCAGAAAAGTTGCTCTTCTGTTTTCAATATT GTCAAGTTTCGGAACATTGGTATTGATATATCTGACATTGAGAGTGAGGCAGAGGGCTGATGGGTTTGCTCTTATTTGA
- the LOC114396437 gene encoding ras-related protein RABH1e-like produces MATVSPLAKYKLVFLGDQSVGKTSIITRFMYDKFDINYQATIGIDFLSKTMYLEDRTVRLQLWDTAGQERFRSLIPSYIRDSSVAVVVYDVANRQSFLNTNKWIEEVRTERGSDVIIVLVGNKTDLVEKRQVSIEEGDAKSRESGIMFIETSAKAGFNIKPLFRKIAAALPGMETLSSTKQEDMVDVNLKPTVNSSQAEQQGGGCSC; encoded by the exons atggcgACTGTGTCCCCTCTCGCCAAATACAAGCTCGTTTTCTTAGGCGATCAATCGGTCGGCAAAACCAGCATCATCACTCGCTTCATGTATGACAAATTCGACATTAATTATCAg GCTACTATTGGTATTGACTTCTTGTCAAAAACAATGTACCTTGAAGATCGAACAGTTCGTCTGCAGCTTTG GGATACTGCAGGGCAAGAAAGATTTAGAAGTCTCATTCCAAGCTACATAAGAGATTCTTCTGTTGCAGTTGTTGTATACGATGTAGCCA ACCGGCAATCATTTTTGAACACTAACAAGTGGATTGAGGAGGTGCGTACAGAACGAGGCAGTGATGTTATTATTGTATTGGTTGGGAATAAAACTGATCTTGTTGAAAAAAG ACAGGTTTCTATAGAGGAAGGAGATGCCAAGTCCCGTGAGAGTGGAATCATGTTCATAGAAACCAGTGCAAAAGCAGGCTTCAATATTAAG CCTTTATTTCGCAAGATTGCTGCAGCCTTGCCAGGGATGGAAACACTTTCTTCTACAAAACAGGAAGACATGGTTGATGTAAATTTAAAACCCACCGTGAATTCATCCCAGGCAGAGCAGCAAGGAGGAGGTTGCTCTTGCTAA
- the LOC114396438 gene encoding uncharacterized protein LOC114396438: protein MGSRLGRRVVQFANLPIKLLMPNSFTNIHEIALKTIPSATKIEIKRVLQSLYGFDVDKVRTLNMEGKKKKRGGLLIAKPDYKKAYVTLKTPLSISPDLYPIRIIDEDKKRINKQAKSSLVQDHEAHTEAHHHWLHDRKEAQPPFRPQKHGRLGRPEGASNAKFPWSSMRSASGSTR from the coding sequence ATGGGAAGCAGATTGGGAAGAAGAGTGGTGCAGTTCGCGAACCTCCCCATAAAGCTTCTGATGCCGAACAGCTTCACCAACATCCACGAAATCGCTCTCAAGACCATTCCTTCGGCCACGAAGATCGAGATCAAGCGCGTCCTTCAATCCCTCTACGGCTTCGATGTCGATAAGGTCCGAACGCTCAACATGGAGGGCAAGAAGAAGAAGCGTGGTGGCTTGTTGATTGCAAAACCCGACTACAAAAAAGCCTACGTCACCCTCAAAACCCCTCTCTCCATTTCCCCGGATCTCTACCCGATCCGAATCATCGATGAGGACAAGAAGAGGATCAATAAGCAAGCCAAGTCCAGCCTCGTTCAGGACCACGAGGCCCACACCGAGGCCCACCACCACTGGCTCCATGACCGCAAGGAGGCCCAACCACCCTTCAGGCCTCAAAAGCATGGCCGTTTGGGCCGGCCCGAGGGCGCTTCCAATGCTAAGTTTCCCTGGTCTAGCATGAGGTCTGCTAGTGGCTCTACTAGGTAG
- the LOC114396836 gene encoding asparagine synthetase [glutamine-hydrolyzing] 3-like, producing the protein MCGILAVLGCVDNSQTKRARIIELSRRLRHRGPDWSGIHCYEDCYLAHQRLAIVDPTSGDQPLYNEDKTVIVTVNGEIYNHKQLRQKLSSHQFRTGSDCEVIAHLYEEHGEEFVNMLDGMFAFILLDTRDKSFIAARDAIGITPLYLGWGHDGSTWFASEMKALSDDCERFISFPPGHIYSSKQGGLRRWYNPPWFSEDIPSTPYDPTLLRETFERAVVKRMMTDVPFGVLLSGGLDSSLVAAVVNRYLAESESARQWGSQLHTFCIGLKGSPDLKAAKEVADYLGTRHHELYFTVQEGIDALEEVIYHIETYDVTTIRASTAMFLMSRKIKALGVKMVLSGEGSDEIFGGYLYFHKAPNKKEFHEETCRKIKALHLYDCLRANKSTAAWGVEARVPFLDKEFINVAMSIDPEWKMIRPDLGRIEKWVLRNAFDDDKNPYLPKHILYRQKEQFSDGVGYSWIDGLKDHANKQVTDATMMAANFIYPENTPTTKEGYLYRTIFEKFFPKNAAKATVPGGPSVACSTAKAVEWDAAWSKNLDPSGRAALGIHDAAYDAVDTKIDEPKNGTL; encoded by the exons ATGTGCGGAATCCTCGCAGTGTTGGGTTGCGTCGACAACTCTCAGACCAAGCGCGCTCGCATCATCGAATTGTCTCGCAG GTTGCGGCATAGAGGTCCTGATTGGAGTGGCATACATTGCTATGAGGATTGTTACCTTGCTCATCAACGCCTTGCTATTGTTGACCCTACTTCGGGGGATCAACCTTTGTACAACGAAGACAAAACTGTTATTGTCACT GTAAATGGGGAGATATACAATCACAAGCAATTGAGGCAGAAACTGAGTTCCCATCAATTTCGAACTGGTAGTGATTGTGAAGTGATTGCCCATCTT TATGAAGAACATGGAGAAGAATTTGTTAATATGCTGGATGGGATGTTTGCCTTTATTCTTCTTGATACTAGGGATAAAAGTTTTATTGCTGCTCGTGATGCTATTGGCATTACCCCTCTATACTTGGGCTGGGGTCATGATG GATCAACATGGTTTGCATCTGAAATGAAAGCTCTGAGTGATGATTGTGAGAGATTCATATCTTTTCCTCCAGGGCATATCTATTCCAGCAAACAGG GAGGATTAAGAAGGTGGTACAATCCACCATGGTTTTCAGAGGATATTCCATCAACTCCCTATGATCCAACCCTTTTGCGTGAGACCTTCGAGAGG GCTGTAGTTAAGAGAATGATGACTGATGTACCTTTTGGAGTTCTTTTGTCTGGAGGATTGGACTCATCACTTGTTGCTGCAGTGGTCAATCGTTATTTGGCTGAATCTGAATCTGCTCGTCAATGGGGATCACAGTTACATACTTTCTGCATTGGTTTAAAG GGCTCTCCTGACTTGAAAGCTGCAAAAGAGGTAGCAGATTACCTTGGTACTCGTCACCATGAACTTTATTTCACGGTTCAG GAAGGTATAGATGCACTTGAAGAAGTCATTTACCATATTGAAACATATGATGTAACGACTATCAGAGCAAGTACTGCAATGTTTCTTATGTCCAGAAAAATTAAAGCCTTGGGAGTGAAAATGGTACTTTCTGGAGAAGGTTCAGATGAAATATTTGGAGGTTACCTGTATTTTCACAAGGCACCTAACAAGAAAGAGTTTCATGAAGAAACATGtcgaaaa ATTAAAGCTCTTCATCTTTATGACTGCCTGAGAGCCAATAAATCAACTGCAGCATGGGGTGTAGAGGCACGTGTACCATTCTTGGATAAAGAATTTATCAACGTAGCCATGAGTATAGATCCGGAATGGAAAATG ATAAGGCCTGATCTTGGAAGGATAGAGAAGTGGGTATTACGCAATGCATTTGATGACGATAAGAATCCATATTTACCAAAG CACATATTGTACAGGCAGAAGGAACAATTCAGTGATGGGGTTGGTTACAGCTGGATTGATGGCTTGAAGGATCACGCAAACAAACAA GTCACAGATGCGACGATGATGGCTGCCAATTTTATTTACCCTGAAAACACTCCTACCACAAAAGAAGGATACCTCTACAGGACAATTTTTGAGAAGTTCTTTCCAAAG AATGCAGCAAAGGCAACAGTGCCAGGAGGTCCTAGTGTGGCATGCAGTACTGCAAAAGCTGTGGAATGGGATGCAGCATGGTCAAAAAATCTTGATCCTTCTGGTCGTGCCGCACTTGGTATTCATGATGCTGCATATGATGCAGTGGATACCAAAATTGACGAGCCCAAAAATGGAACCCTTTAA
- the LOC114397492 gene encoding oxidation resistance protein 1-like encodes MGKRQSLRNKATHLVSVLLNPISDSDTSNPKTSKQHPPTPTPTPPSGQVGGSETNDEEGNRGLVDGPDTSSFTAFLYSLLSSSDTGDNANSRVQSDDNKSAAPDHNPLPDSSSLKENGGRKSLISRSKQSIGKAIRRIGGFHHQDRRDNVEMKLDDGHGSKVSGGVEMRRIEPVTVPLVDLPEISEPSVLLSDSIRNVLYVSLPPLIHGRKWLLLYSTWRHGISLSTLYRRSMLWPGLSLLVVGDKKGAVFGSLVEAPLRSSSKKKYQGTNKTFVFTNISGQPVIYRPTGVNRFFTLCNTDYIAIGGGGHFALYLDGDLLNGSSSVSETYGNPCLANSQDFEVKEVELWGFVHASKYEEVLAMSKTEAPGICRF; translated from the exons ATGGGAAAAAGACAATCTTTGCGCAACAAAGCCACCCACCTTGTTTCTGTCCTTCTCAACCCCATCTCCGATTCCGACACTTCCAATCCCAAAACCTCCAAACAACACCCACCAACACCAACACCTACACCTCCTTCC GGACAAGTAGGTGGATCAGAGACAAATGATGAAGAGGGTAACCGTGGTTTAGTTGATGGGCCTGATACTTCATCCTTCACTGCGTTCCTCTATTCCTTATTGTCTTCCTCTGACACTGGAGATAATGCAAACTCACGCGTGCAGAGTGATGATAATAAATCTGCTGCACCTGATCACAACCCTTTACCAGACTCATCATCGCTGAAGGAAAATGGTGGGAGGAAGAGTTTGATTTCTAGAAGCAAGCAATCAATTGGTAAGGCTATTCGCAGAATTGGTGGATTTCACCATCAGGATCGCAGGGATAATGTTGAAATGAAATTGGATGATGGGCATGGTTCTAAGGTTTCTGGTGGTGTTGAGATGAGGAGAATTGAACCTGTGACTGTGCCTTTGGTTGATCTTCCAGAAATTTCTGAACCTTCAGTTCTCCTTTCAGATAGTATACGGAACGTTCTCTATGTTTCTCTTCCACCTCTTATTCACGGAAGGAAATGGCTGTTGTTGTACAG CACTTGGAGGCATGGTATATCACTTTCCACTCTTTACCGGAGAAGCATGCTTTGGCCTGGATTGAGTTTGCTG GTTGTTGGTGATAAAAAAGGAGCAGTATTTGGCAGCTTAGTTGAAGCACCTCTCAGATCATCCAGCAAGAAAAAATACCAG GGAACAAACAAGACATTTGTTTTCACAAATATCTCTGGTCAGCCTGTTATATATCGTCCAACAG GAGTAAACCGCTTTTTCACACTGTGCAACACTGACTACATAGCAATTGGTGGAGGAGGTCATTTTGCGCTTTATTTGGATGGTGATCT ATTGAATGGTTCAAGTTCAGTCTCGGAAACGTATGGGAATCCTTGCCTTGCAAATTCTCAAGACTTTGAAGTGAAGGAAGTAGAG TTATGGGGCTTTGTACATGCTTCAAAATATGAAGAAGTACTTGCAATGAGCAAAACAGAAGCACCCGGGATCTGCCGATTCTGA
- the LOC114394686 gene encoding uncharacterized protein LOC114394686 has protein sequence MQRGTPVRKPHTNTSDLLTWSETPPPESAATVASATRSGQPSDRISKVLHGGQLTDEEAQTLAKSKPCSGYKMKEMTGSGIFSANGEDSASEANSANLNNRTSIRMCQQAMNGISQISFSTDESISPKKPTSIPEVAKQRELSGTMQSDSDTKSKKQISNAKTKELSGNDIFGPPPEILPRSVAAARTLESKESKDMGEPLPRNLRTSVKVSNPAGGQSNILFGEAPVEKTAKKIHNQKFAELTGNNIFQGDVPPGSAEKPLSRAKLREMTGSDIFADGKAEIKDPVRGARKPPGGESSIALV, from the exons ATGCAGAGAGGCACGCCAGTGAGAAAGCCACACACCAACACCTCCGATCTCCTCACTTGGTCGGAAACTCCTCCGCCAGAATCCGCCGCCACCGTCGCCTCCGCCACCCGCTCTGGCCAG CCTTCCGATAGAATCAGCAAGGTTCTCCATGGCGGCCAGCTCACCGACGAAGAAGCTCAGACGCTAGCCAAGAG CAAACCATGCTCAGggtataaaatgaaagaaatgactGGAAGTGGTATATTTTCTGCCAATGGGGAAGATTCTGCATCAGAAGCCAATTCTGCAAATTTGAATAACAGAACAAGCATACGCATGTGTCAG CAAGCGATGAATGGAATTAGTCAGATATCATTCAGCACCGACGAAAGCATTTCTCCTAAAAAGCCTACCTCAATACCTGAGGTAGCAAAGCAGCGTGAACTGAGTGGAACTATGCAAAGTGATTCGGACACAAAGAGTAAGAAGCAAATATCAAATGCCAAGACCAAGGAGCTCAGTGGAAATGACATATTTGGCCCTCCTCCTGAAATCCTGCCCCGTTCAGTTGCGGCTGCACGCACTTTGGAAtcaaaggaaagtaaagacatGGGAGAGCCTCTTCCTAGAAATCTGCGAACATCAGTGAAAGTTTCAAAT CCTGCAGGTGGCCAAAGTAATATCTTATTTGGTGAAGCACCAGTTGAGAAGACGGCAAAGAAGATACATAACCAGAAGTTTGCGGAGCTGACAGGCAATAATATTTTCCAAGGAGATGTTCCTCCAGGCTCAGCAGAGAAGCCTCTGAGCAGGGCTAAGCTCAGAGAAATGACTGGCAGTGACATATTTGCTGATGGAAAGGCAGAAATCAAAGACCCTGTGCGAGGTGCCCGGAAACCCCCTGGTGGAGAGAGCAGCATTGCCTTggtttaa
- the LOC114395561 gene encoding uncharacterized protein LOC114395561 → MDHSHKLPSFSCELRIIQAQNVESIKSTKNLFTRLYLPAGSNKRIQLNTKKVSSNTKYVPFWNESFNLNCSCPQEFLEGLKKESLVVELRQSKIWGSHVVGKGEIPWKAILESPNMEFKEWVKMDLVSGIDCEDVMFKAPQVQVEIKIQVEKENNNRRKRLNNRWDECGCKQGHDQHAWCSAEDYDIFALGAVLEAF, encoded by the coding sequence ATGGATCATTCCCATAAACTTCCTTCCTTTAGTTGTGAACTTAGAATAATACAAGCCCAAAACGTTGAGTCCATAAAGTCCACAAAAAACCTATTTACCAGGTTATATCTTCCAGCAGGAAGCAACAAAAGAATTCAACTCAACACCAAAAAAGTTTCCTCCAATACCAAATATGTTCCCTTTTGGAACGAGTCCTTCAACTTAAATTGTTCATGTCCCCAAGAATTCTTGGAAGGTCTAAAGAAGGAAAGCCTTGTGGTGGAGCTAAGGCAAAGCAAGATTTGGGGGTCACATGTGGTGGGAAAGGGTGAGATTCCTTGGAAGGCAATTCTTGAATCACCAAACATGGAGTTCAAGGAATGGGTGAAGATGGATTTGGTGAGTGGAATTGATTGTGAAGATGTTATGTTCAAGGCACCACAAGTACAAGTGGAGATTAAAATACAAGTGGAGAAAGAGAATAATAATAGGAGAAAGAGATTGAACAATAGGTGGGACGAGTGTGGATGCAAACAAGGGCATGATCAACATGCATGGTGCAGTGCTGAAGATTATGATATATTTGCTTTGGGAGCAGTTTTGGAGGCTTTTTGA